The stretch of DNA AATGCtatttttataaatgaaaaatggGAAATTAAACTTCAAAATACTCTAAATAGCATGATGAAAATACAAATACTGTCATGCTGCTCAACAAATGGGAACGTTACTGTGTTTTCAGTGCAAAAGATGGTCATTGCTTAATTTCAATGTTGTTCTACTTCAGTTCTTTTGTCATCATTCACAGGTTATAGATATGAAATTTGCTGTATAGTAAAACTTTATTCTTGACTTGAATTATACTGGTTTTGCCTGTGCATGGGTGGTATTTTCTACACTTTGAATAAATTCAAACTTGTTACTGTCACTATTTATTTAACTTAAAATAAAGTACAGTCTTAAAACTTACTGCTTTAGCTTGCAACAGTAATTACACCCAAACAAAACCTGGAATATTAATACAGCTTGTCAGTAAGCTCCTCTAAACAAGAAGTTCCTATTTCAACCACAAGAATAAAAGTAACATCTAGGCCCTCCCAGTACAACTTTCTTTACATAAATGCACCCTTCATCAAGCTCTTGAAGTTGAATATAGTGTTCTATCTAAATTTATACTGCAAGGGAATTAGCAGTATGAAAAGTCAAATCTGTGCCTTGGGAAATGTCTACAATAACATTAGGCTAACAGGGACAACACCTTCAGCAATTCCATGGGGGTCAGTAAAGTATGAAACCACCCGCTTGAGCAACTGAAAACTAGGGAACATACTGGACTACACTGAAGCATTAGATCCTCATTGTACCTCACACTGTGCTAGAATCCAAATTTGCCCCCTTTCAGGTGGCAAAGCTTCTACTTTAGCAACAGACATACAACCTATGGAGTGTGAAATTCGATAGCAACAAAATTTTGGTCCTGTGGTATTGACAGGCAACAATCATCAACAGTTATACCAAACTATCAGAACTCAGTCTTCAATGCAGCAATTTTAACTTTATTTCAGGATTTCCAGTCCATCACCATAAAAATCCTCTGCACTGTTTTGTAATTTACTAACAAAATGAACACAGAACCACAATTAAAGTGATTCTCCTTACATTGCAGACAATATAACATCAAATTTCAGTGTTACgaatatgaaataaaatcagtttCAAAATTCTTCAtgtaaatatgatttttttttacatggatGCAACTATCTAAAAATGGACTAAATTACTGATGTAATTAGCTTTTGGAGTGAAAATTAAACACGTGCTTATTGTTTGTGGTCTGAAAGGATtggttcttttccttctttcacgAGGTTTGTGTTACTGATGTACATCTTCAAGAAGTACCGTTAATATAAGAGCTAGTGGAACTCCTAGTCAACATATTTACCCTTCACAGATTTTCATTATGTAAAAAGTCATCCAGTAAGACCAGTGGATTACAGATCTCTAAGTGCTTTCTCTCAATACGATTACGTAAGTCTTTTAATGCAGGAAATGATCTGGACAAAATAGTAGTCTACATGTGAGCAACATTTGCTATGGAAAGCATACAATAAAAGTGAAATTAGTAAAGAATGTCTTTCATATAAAATGATTTGCACTTGTTGAGGGAAGGACAAGGAAGGAGATGAATGTATGCAGTAAATATGTCTTCACCTGATGTTAGCAAAGTATGCTTTTTGTTAAATATGACAGAACAGCATCACAACATTAAACTCTTATCTTCTTTGTAAGAAGGTAGTATCTTATATCCAGTGGGACAAAGAATATAAAATATCCCTCTGTGGAACTGACCACCCATTCTCTGATTAACTCAGGACAGAATAagagtaaaaacatttttagtttTTACATGTTGATAGTAATTTTACAAAAGACaacccttttctctctgtttcacACTGTAACAGACTTTCTATTGGAAGAAGGGGGTCCCAGAAGGGTGGATTCTGTTATCCAGCCGACAgcttgctgctgcagtgctgtgatGCAGCTGGAAATACAGCTTAATCACCTATCACCGATTAAACCTGTGGAAAGGTGAAAAGTCACATGGCATTTAGAAACCAGCAGAAGGCTGTTACGTATCTTCTGACACAGGCAAGCACAAGAATTTCATGCTGGGAGCAATGTGACTAGAAGACATGTaggaaaatagaaataaaattacagaatcTGTAAAACTCAATCACTCAGAGAGTCTAGTTAGCAAAAGCAATTATGTTTATTGCTCAGTTCCCGATTTTTTCAGAATATCTAATGTAGGTTTAAGTGTCAGAAATTGACTTCACGAGTCTCCACAGGATCAgggggattttttgttgttttgttttgagtgaTTGAactgaatgttttatttatgcTGTGTTGCATGACAGGATTTATCACATACTTGCTAATAACATCTCCACCAAATTAAACATACTCTAATAATAGCTATTTCTAATTCAAGTGCACAGAAATGgaagccacaaaaaaaaaaaaagttattccttTGTATGATCTAGAAGAATCTATATAAAAACTGCATAAACCTTTGGCGAAAATAGAGTTGGAAAAgtggaaatgagaaaagaagacaaaagaaaatatttaactatTTATGCCATATAATATGACTGAGGAGTAGCAGTCACACCAAACATGATACTCCCTTAGCAATTTAATCTAATATGCTAATTGCATAGGTAACTttacatataaatatacattTGAGTTCTGGGTCCTAGAGAGACTGGTCTGAATCCTTACCCATGTAAGCCATCACTACTCAGTTTAGCAAGAAATTACACATGTGAAGGCTATTCATGTAATTAAACGCAACAGAATTAGAACCATAAATTCAGTTTGCATAAGATGTAATCCACTATGTGTCTGCTGGAAGTAGAACATTTCCAGTCTTTAATACTATCTGTAACCTAGTTTTCTCATCAGCTTTGATTTGTTGCTATTGTACAAAAGCACATGtatcttctatttttctttttagtcacACTATAATCATAAAACCTGCATTTGACATTTATTCATATTTTGGACAAAATGTTTGGAAAACATAcagtaaataatttatttactttttatattATCAATTAAGTCTATTCCTTGATAATATACGATCTAAACAATCTAAAAGCTTTAGAATGTCATTTTTAAGTAAGCTAATTTAAGAACTAGTAGACATACTCACTgaaatctttaattttttttatacttgAGGTTATACCAAGTCATTCCATAGAGCAGACagtacactgcatggggataaAGCTTTTACCAGATGCGTATAAATTGAACCAAGAACTGACTTATCATCTCCAACTCACAGGACAGCGTGTAAACCAAATTCAACTGTGAAAATAATGGTAGACCTTGTTTTCTCATCTAAAATTAATTATTACAGTGATGTGATCTGCACTAATTTGTATGCACAAAATAATGTATTCGATGATGTGACAAAAAGGAACAAAGTCATCCTATTGCTAAGTATTTtaatcacacacacaaaccccAGGAAAGTAATTTTACAATCATTCCTATATGTCTAGTGACTCgaatttttattcttaaaaaaaaaaaaggtttttttcataaGCAGTGACTAGAGTTGTTGAAGTAGCCTCCATGTTGCAGAAATAAGGTCCCACAAAGAACTATTATCAGTGCAATAATCTTACAGTGTTTCATTTGACATAACTTTTGGATTGCTTTGGAAGGGTTTATTTTTCACTACAGCCCAATCTGATTTTGAAAATAACCtggaaaacaaaagtatttGGGGTCCATTAGGTCAATATTGTATGTTCTGGCATACAAAGAGCATAAAAGGCAGTTGAATTCTTAATTTTTGTACATGAGCTGGTATTAAAACTGATTTGAAAAATTATGCTGTTGATTATTGGTACATgagtattttctatttaaaacacCTTTATGCCAAATCGATATGACATAATGGACCCTAAATCTTTCTGATCATCCATCAAGCTCCTTGGACAATCTTTAGAAACATCAgtaatttattaatatttcatcAGTAAGGCATTTTTTAAGCAAAAGTACATTCTTAACAAGATGTATACATAAGACAGTAAAATGGGTAACTATACTAAGAGTGCAAAAGGTGAAGCAATATTAAGTGAATGCTACGATTTTTGGTTCAAAATGCCTTCTACTACGAAACAGGCATATTAGTGGGGTTTATGCTTCTTTTCCTAAGATGGTAATCACTGATGAGCAACAATGATTGAATTCGTATGAAAAAGGAGACTAGAATTACAAGATGTCTTGGTTTTGCTTATATATTGTATTTGGTcatgaagaaggaaagaagagggaCAGCAGATTTGTATATTGCCTGTCTATACCACAGCTGGTGTTCTGTGCATTTTAGTATAATCAGCTGGCTGGCTGATGTATTCTCTGCCAACTGCAGCACAGCATCAGGATGAACTTATGGCCCAGACGGGTTTGTGTAGACCTGGActgaattttttattttgtcaacTGACATATTCCAGCACCTCATTGATTTAAGTGCCTATAAACATCATTTCAGTTAGGGTGAGCCACATCTCACAGGCATTAGGTACATAGTCAAATAGAAATTATAATGGAGAAGTTGTTAGAGACATGTGCCAGTATGTGGGTATTTGCCAAATGGGATCTATCAAGAGAAGGATTATCAGTAAGAGCAGGATTCTCCACAttacataaaaataacattctTACTAAATCTCTCAACTTGTGTCATCAGCTTTCTTCTCCTTAAACTCCTTACAAATTCAAAATAACAATCTATTATTAAATTGGGGGATCCAAACCAAATGTTAAGATAATAAAATGTTTCCTCAAGCACAATGTCTGTTCAAAGAATTTTTTCAAGATTTTGCTATCTTACCTGAATATATCTTATTTTTTTAGATAACACGGTACTCAAAAGCTTCAAAACAGAAGAgctctgtaattaaaaaaaaaaaaaaaaacaaaaccaaaccaaaactgcaCACCCCTCTCCTTTGAAGTCTCTTAGAACAAATTCAAACAACTTGACCATGATTTGTTTAATTAAGGAACTAAAATGATTTTTGTTATCAACATGCTTTGATGTGGAATTGAGATAAGGAGATTTCTCAGAGGCCAGCTGGCAGGTCAGCAGCAGTATTATGATTACAAATCAGAGCCCTTGATTCCTGACCCTGTGCTGATTCCTGGGGCTGTCATTGCAGTTCCTCCAGCAGTACTCATAAGACTTCAGGGTCCTAGGTAGCTATTCaacatttatttacatattGTCATGCTATAAATCCACTCAGTGCTATGAAACCTCAGGAAGTGCAcagtttttcaaataaattgaAAGACATCTCCTAGTTTCTCTCAGCCGTTCGGCCTGTGCCTCTAAACCTTAAGTCTTTCCTTAAGTCCTTGCCCTTTGAGGACACTACTTATCGGCTTAAGGCTGATCGGGACCGAGGCAATACTGTCTGTTTCTGATAGGCCTCCACCCTGGCACCTCTGGGCGGGCCAAGCTGTCACCTGGTAAAGGTTTCCCGCCTGCCTCGGTTGCAGTGTCTCCTCCGGGAGCCCaggcggcggtggcggccgtGCGAACCGCGGCACGACCGCGGCCACGGCCAcggccgccgcctcctccaCCCCTCAAGATGAATTCGCGGTTGCGGCACTGGAGAGAAGCGGCTACGCTGCTACTTGCAGCGGGCACGCCGGCGCGGCTGCCGCGCTCCCCGCCAGGCCCCTTTGACTacgagctgctgctgctgcagcggAGCTCCCGCAGTGGCTTCATGCCCAGCGCCCACGTCTTCCCGGGGGGTCTGGTAGAAGCGGCGGATTTCTCCGCGgagtggctggggctgctgcccgcCTCGCCTTACTGCGGGCTGGGCCTCGTAAGGCCACCGCCTCTCGGCTGTAGCCGGGCCCCGCTCTTCGCCACTGACCGGGAGCGGCTGGGCTCGCCGGTGCCGGGGGAAGTCGCCTTCCGCATCTGCGCTATCAGGGAAACCTTCGAGGAGGCGGGAATCCTGCTGCTGGCGCCGGGGCGCGGACCAGCAGCGGGCAGCGGaccggccccgccgctgccaGCGGAGCGCCTGCCCCCCGCTGCGGAGCTGAGCGAGTGGCGGAGGCGGGTGCAAGAGGACCCGGCCTGCTTCTTGCAGCTGTGCCGTCACCTGGGTTGCGTCCCCAATATATGGGCGCTGCAGGAGTGGAGCAACTGGCTGACCCCCGTGGGCAGGGCTGGCCGCGGCGGCCGGCGCTATGACACAGCTTTCTTCCTGTGCTGCATGGAGGAGCGGCCACCCCACACCTCGCAGGACAACCAAGAGGTGACAGCCTTCCTGGTAAGCGCGCCTACAGCCGCGCCGCAGGGCTGGCACCCTCTCCGCACGGTCCGGCCGTGCCAGCGTTCCGGCGGCAACGAGCACGAGGGAGCGCCCCTCTGCCCCTGacagtcctcctcctcccggCCCCCGACACCGCCGAGCCTCTGGCCCATATGAAGTACAAATTAGATAGTCAAAGGTCTAGCGCTCTAGCCGAGCAGACAAGGCGAGAAAATGGAATGGAGTTTTCATCTTCGCGGTAATCCTCTCCCTTTTAATCCCTCCTTCCAATCAGTAACAGCCACTGCCCCCTTCAAGCTACTGTGCAGCAGTAACTGGTAGTAGAAGAGGATCGTTCTTGAAGGTCCCATTACATTCAAGTTTTATGCAGAGCATGTGTCACATCAAATCATTTTCACCTTTAAATTACTGTACTTTCGAGGTGGACAACACATTCATTCATGCAGTACCCATGGAGAAGTGTCATTGTATCCTTAACATTGGATATGCTTGGAGAGCACCATGTGGTATGGaacaggcagcaggagctgctagGCATTTTTGCCTTTTGTAGTTACTTGTAATGAAGTTCAAGTAACATACAAAATTGTTAAGACAGTTaacaattaaaacaattttttgagctatatttatttttactactTTTAATTATAGGatgtaagagaaaataaacttcattaaaaattttcttaaAAGACAGACGAGTTAAGGTGCATTAGGGTATTCGGTCTTTCTAGAAATCTAGAAAGTTTGAAAGCAAGTTAGGATTAACCAGACAGTTCTGTAAAAGCTTACCAAACAGTAGTGGTATTACTGATAGttctatatttaattttttaacagatactgctacagaaattaaaaagtacCCGAGATTTTATCTTCAAAAGAATTAATGTTTGTTATAATTTTGTTAATAACAGCAAAAGTCTACTGTAAATACTTATGCACACATTTATTATCAAATTTACTATGTGAGATGAAGATTACCAATAGTTTAaacacacagaaccacagaatgttTAAGCATGAATAGCATATGAAGTGCTCTGAAAATAATGTGtatagaaagaaaatgcttaGAGGCACTTTTAATTTTTGAAGCATCAGTAGCAACTCTGGTAACCAAGTTCAcatagaatttttttctgttggtttcAGTAGACTTTTAGGCAGGCTCCTAAAACAAGTCTCAGTTTACAAACTTGTCATGTCTATGTGTAAACAAAAACCTTATTTTTGTAACAAAAAAGAGTAATTATTATAGATTGCTTaagtttttcagtttaaaaatatgtataaactataccaaaataatttttttgtctGCATTCAGAAAATATGGACTCTTGCAAGAAAGACTTCCTTGCTAATGGCTTTTAAAATTGCTGATACTTTCTGCTGATTAAACTATTATTTCAaagcttgttttcattttacagtgGTCATCACCTTCAGAAGCCATTGAACGCTTTAAATCTCAAGAAATATGGATCGCTCCACCTCAGTTCTATGAATTGTGCAGGCTGTGCAACTTCCCTTCACTCTTTGAGTTACATAAGTTCAGCTCTGATCGAGCTCTGGAGGGGTGTGAATGTTGGCTGCCTGTGATGTTAACTGCTTCAGATGGCTACATTCAGCTATTGCCAGGTAAGAAAACAGATTAAGGTTCTTTTGAATATATAAAAGCTTGGGAATTGCTATGTGCTCAAGCCACATGACGTATCATCTataattttaaggaaaatattctttcaaatCACATTAGTGCATTTTTTCTACTGTTTAGCTTCCTTCTTCAATACAGTGATAACAGCTACTGTCAGAGGCAAGCTACTGAATCAGCGCAGTTATTTCTGTACTTAAAATCTCAATTGTCTCATGGTTGCCATTGATGTTTATGAAGAAATTCTAATATTTC from Colius striatus isolate bColStr4 chromosome 14, bColStr4.1.hap1, whole genome shotgun sequence encodes:
- the NUDT19 gene encoding acyl-coenzyme A diphosphatase NUDT19; translated protein: MNSRLRHWREAATLLLAAGTPARLPRSPPGPFDYELLLLQRSSRSGFMPSAHVFPGGLVEAADFSAEWLGLLPASPYCGLGLVRPPPLGCSRAPLFATDRERLGSPVPGEVAFRICAIRETFEEAGILLLAPGRGPAAGSGPAPPLPAERLPPAAELSEWRRRVQEDPACFLQLCRHLGCVPNIWALQEWSNWLTPVGRAGRGGRRYDTAFFLCCMEERPPHTSQDNQEVTAFLWSSPSEAIERFKSQEIWIAPPQFYELCRLCNFPSLFELHKFSSDRALEGCECWLPVMLTASDGYIQLLPGDELYPEDPDYTGEKKIIMSTDKKVEELMKEGSVFHRIVIKNVNNLAVYVNIQAKYKHVNPLMINSDCSNYNSKL